DNA from Candidatus Methylacidiphilales bacterium:
CTGGAATTGGGTAAAGCAAATCTTTTCCCTTTTTTACCTGACGCTAAAAGCAAAGCTCCCATACTTGCAGCCTGACCAATACATAGTGTGCTGATATCAGGTGAAATAAATTTCATAGTATCATATATACACATACCCGCAGACACCGATCCACCTGGAGAGTTTATATAGAGATAGATATCTTTTTTTGGATTTTCTGATTCCAAAAAAAGCATCTGGGCTACAACTACATTCGCAACATAATCATCAATAGGCCCTACTAAAAAAATTAAACGCTCACGTAACAATCTAGAGTAGATATCAAATGCCCTTTCACCTCGTGAGGATTGCTCTACGACAATTGGAACATACTGTGAAAAAGTTTTATTCATTTATTATTAGTATCTATGAGATCACTTAATTTAACTGGTTTACTGACTATCTTAACTCTATTAAATATATGGTCTACAAATTCTATTTCAAGGGCAATAGTAAAAAAGTAATTTCTCCAATAATCATTCTGCACTAATTGCCTTATGGCTTTTTCAGGATCTTGGGTGCTTTGTGCAGTTTGAGATATTAATTTTTTAATAACTTCTTGTTTTGGAATGATGTTAAAATTATTTACTATATGTTTCAAAATCCAGTCTGACTTTAATCGTTTCTCAATTAAAGTTTTAGTAAAGGAATCCAGTTCAACATGCTTATCACATGGCTCTTCGGCTTTATGAGTATGACCTGCTTTTTCATGTAATTCATGTCCTAAACGACGCTCTTCAGTTGTTATTGCTTTAGCTAAGATTGAAGGAGGTAGTGAAAATTGAAATTCGTTAAGTAAAGCTTCAAGAATTGATTCTTTATTTTTCTGAAACAATTTAAATTCGACTTCTTGGAGTAACGTTTGCTTAATTGCTAAATCAAATTTTTGCTCGGCGTCATCACCAATAAAGCCCAATTTTTCAAATGCTATTTGACTTTGATCATTACCATGTTCTTTAATAACTTTTTCTTTCATTGAAGTAAAATCGCTTTGATTTATTGAGTACTCAAACTTGGTAATTTCTAAGCTTTCTAATGAAAGTAAATTAATTTCGGGTGAAAGTTCATAAAAATAATCTATGCTTAAAATTTTATTTTTTATATCTAGTTTTGGATTATACATCGGCTGAGTTGCAAGAACAATGTTTTTATTTGAAGCCAAATAATCGCTCCAACATCGTAAGGAAATATCTTTAATTGCTTGATCTTGTAAGGTTTCGGTATATTTCTTTAGTAATATTTCATCTGGAACTTTACCTTTTCTAAAACCATCAATCGCAACTGTTTGTTTCAAATGGACTAGCTGTTTTTGCATAGATTTATCAAACTCTTCCCAAGAAACAGAAAATACTACTTCTCTCTCTAGTTGCGATATTTCTTTAACTTCATAACTCATATTATTTCCTAGTTGGTGCGAATGGAGAGACTCGAACTCTCACAGGTTTCCCCACTGGAACCTAAATCCAGCGCGTCTACCAATTCCGCCACATTCGCTTTAATTCAAACTGGTGGGCCGTCGGGGACTTGAACCCAGAACCTACTGATTAAGAGTCAGCTGCTCTACCAATTGAGCTAACGACCCACTTTTTTTTATTTTACCCCTAATTATAGAATGGGGTGAGCGATGGGGCTCGAACCCACGACCACTGGATCCACAATCCAGAGCTCTACCGACTGAGCTACGCTCACCATTGTATCAATAGTATGGCGCGCCCGGCAGGAATCGAACCTGCAACCACCGGCTTAGAAGGCAGGTGCTCTATCCGTTGAGCTACGGACGCATGTATTATGGTCGGGGCAGAGAGATTCGAACTCCCGACCCTCTGCTCCCAAAGCAGATGCGCTACCAGACTGCGCTATGCCCCGAGTATAATATCGTACGATATTATACTATGCCTAAAAATAAATCAATTGATAGCATTATGCTTGATGGAAATTTTTGTTCAGAGCAGATTCTAAAGGAACTACGCACTTGGATTAAACAATTACTTTTAAATGGCATTAGATTGCCATCTTTAACTGTGTTTCTAATTGGTGATAATGACGCGAGTAAAATTTATGTGCAGAAAAAAATACAAGCTTGCAACTCATTAGGTATTCAATGTAATTTAAAACAATTTTCAAATAATATTAAAATTGAAGAAATATTATCAGAAATTGATTATTGCAACACTGACCAAAACACTGATGGAATACTTGTACAATTACCTTTGCCAAGCCACTTATCCACACTTGAAATCTGTTCACGAATTTCTCCCTCTAAAGATATAGATGGTTTTAACCCTCAAAATGTTGGGAGGTTGGCATTACGATCTCCGCAGTTAAGACCCTGTACCCCCAAAGGAGTGATGGCACTTTTAGATTTCTATAAAATTTCACCTGAATCAAAACATGCAGTAGTGGTTGGAGTATCAAATCTAGTTGGAAGACCGCTTGCTTTGGAGCTTTTATTAAAGGGCGCTACAGTTACTTGCTGCCATAGATTAACCAATAAGTTAGAAGAGCATGTCAAAAAGGCTGATTTGCTTTGCGTTGCAACTGGCAAAAGAAATATTATTGATTGTGAGTGGATTCCAAGGCAATGCACAGTAATAGATATTGGCATAAATAGAGATAGTAGCGGTAAAATTGTTGGCGATCTTGATCAAGAGAAATTGGTAGGAAATGTATACGCATACACACCTGTACCTGGAGGGATTGGGCCAATGACGGTAACAATGGTGTTAGTAAACACACTCGAGGCACATAGCACACACCTAAATTTACAGTTTATATCTCCAACTAGTACCTAAGGGACCATCTTCAAGTATCACACCTTGCTCTAGTAAGTCATTTCTAATAATGTCAGAATTTTTGTAGTCGCCATTAGTTCTATATATATTTCTTTTTGCTACTAATTCTTCAATATTAGCTTTTGAAATGTTAGATTTTATCGTAGTTTCACTAAATAATCCAAGATAAGAACAAAGAATTTTCAAAACAATTGAGAGATGATTAGCAATTTTTAATCTATTTTTAGATTTATTTGTATGTATTTCATGTGCTAGCAAATGAAGAATTTGTAACGCTTCTGGGGTATTAAAATCATTTAATAAATGGTTTATAAATTCTTTATAAAATTCATTGTCTGTAATGTCTAATGAGTTTATTTCTACATCTACATGTAATGCTGTTTGAATTTTAGTTAGTTTTTCTACTGCTTGTGAAAGTGACTTATGATGATAGTTTATGGGACTTCTGTAATGTGTGGATAACATAAAATACCTTAATGTATCTGCGCTATACAATTTTCTAAATTGCTTAATTAATAAGGTATTACCTAGTGATTTACTCATTTTTTTATTATCATAATTAACAAAACCAACATGGAGCCAATGTGATGCAAATGTTTTATTTGTTATTGATTCAGTTTGAGCAATCTCGTTTTCATGGTGTGGAAAAATTAAATCATTACCGCCGCCATGAATATCAATTTGCTCTCCTAGACAAGTTCTAGCCATAGCGCTACATTCAATATGCCACCCAGGCCTACCTACTCCAAAAGGTGATTGGTAGCCATAATCAGATGTGTCTACTATTTTCCATAGAGCAAAATCTTCGGGGTGTTTTTTATTTTCATCGTTTAGGACTCGGACGCCTGAAAACATATCTTCAATACTTCGCTTTGATAATTTTCCATAATCTTTAAAAGCACTAACAGAAAAATAAATATCGCCCTTGGTTGTAGCGTAAGCAACTTTCTTATCGAGAAGAATTTGAATGCACTCAAACATATTTATTAAATATCGAGTAGCAAGTGGTTCTTGAGTTGGTCTTAACAATCCCAGAGAGTCATAATCCGAATGCATGGAAGCAATATATTGATTTGCAATATCAGCAGGATTGCATTTTCTTTCCTTGGCTTTATTTATGATTTTATCATCGACATCAGTTATATTTCGTACATAAACTACAGATAAATTCAATGTTACAAGAAATCTAACTAAAGAATCGAATATCGTAGCAACTCGAGCATGCCCAATATGACAATCATCATATACGGTAACACCGCAAACATACATTTTGATTACATTATCTTCTAACGGTATTAAAGGTTTTTTTAAAGCTCTAAGACTATCGTATAATAGGAGTTTATTAACCATGAAATATCACTATTTTATTTCTGATATACACTTAACTACCAAAGATACAAATTTATTAAAATCATTTCATTCATTCTTAGACAATATTTTAGCCGATTCCGCATCTCTCTATATTTTAGGTGATCTTTTTAATTACTGGATAAGTGAAGAGGAAATACCAGCAGAATTTATCGATATTTTTGAACACTTAAAAAAATGCGTTGATCAAAATGTGCCGGTTTATTTTATAGTAGGAAATAGGGATTTTTTGATTTCGAATACTTTTTTAAAACGCTTCGGAATTATACTACTTGCAGATCCTTCAATTATAACCATACAAAATAATATGACCCGCACCATTTGCCTGACACATGGTGATAGTCTTTGCACCAACGATGTAAGTTATCAAGTCTTCAAATCCATCTTACGTTCACGCATTGTTCGTAAAGGTATACAAGCGCTCAATCATAAACAAAAACTATACTTAGCTACATTTCTTAGATTTTTAAGTACCGTAAGCTACAAAATAAAAAAGGGTTTGACAAACTATGATGTAAGTGAATCAGCTATTCTTAAGCTACATAGAAATTATAAATTTGATTTATTAATACATGGACATATTCATAAACCCGGAGTTCACTTACTTACTATCGACGATACTTCTGTCACAAGAATAGTGTTAGGTGATTGGGGGAATTGTTTCAATGTGGTAAAAATGTCAGTAAGTTTTGTAGACCGGCTCACTTGGTAATTATAATTAAATCAAGATAGTATGTGGAACATATGTTTTGAATGTTTTAAAATAATTTATATTAAATTGCTGTTTGAATATATTATTTACTAATATTCTGAGGTTTCTAATATCAATATCGCTTAAAATTTCTAATGAATTATTAGATATTGCTAATATACAATGACCCGACACACCCATATCAACTTTTTCATTATGTAACACTGTAAACCCAACTCCATGTTTCCACATATACCGTTTTGAACAATCGATTTCTTCTTGCTTAATACTATCTACAATACCGTATCCAGTATATTTTAGTGCTTGTAGTTCAAAATATAAAATATGGTATTGTTTGATATCAGATTGACTACTGGAACAAGTATTAATTAACGCTTTATACAACTCAAAAAGCGGTCTGTGGGCATCAAATACTTTTAGAATTTTTTTTAAAAGCTCGTTAATATAAAATAATTGATAAAAATACTTATAGGTTACCAAAGAATAAGTTCTTCTTGAGTGCCCAACTTCCTCCCAGGAAAAACAGTTTTTGATATCAGACATACCAGACCACGATAATTCATAATTAGTAAACAATTGTAACGCCGGGCGTTTTGATTTTTTTCTAGCGCCTTTGGCAACTATCGTTACTCTTCCATGATTTAGTGTAAATAAATCAACAAGAATACTTGTTTCTCTAAATGATTGCATAGATAAAACATATGATGATTGATTAATTTCAACTCTTTTCATATATCACTTTTAAAGATAGGTGAATTTTTAATTCAAATAGTAGTATCAATCTTTTCCGAATAGATATACCTAATCTTTTAATAGTGGCACCATTGCTACCAACCAGTATTGGTAAATGGCTTTTTTTATTGGTCACAAGCAAAATAGATATATTTATAGACTTATCTGATTGGTCCAATTTTATAATTCGATAGTTGAGCGTGTAGGGTATTTCTTGATGAATATGTACTAACAATTGTTCACGAAGCACTGAATGGATAATAGATTGCTTGTTAGAAATCTCTGAATCATATAAATAAGGATGATCATAAACTTCTTCGGTGAATTGATCAGTCAGAGATAATATTTTTTTTTTATAACTTATTTTTTTAGTGCTAAAAGGAACAATATGTTTAATAAAAGAAATATTAGAACAATAGTCATTTATATATTGCAATGGGTCAATTTTAGTTAGTACATCAATTTTATTCATAATAATTAAACTAGGAATTTTTTTACTATTTATTTTTAAGAGAATCTGTATATCTTCTTGAGAATAATGTTTGCTATCAACCATATACCATATAACAGAAATATTTTTAGAGAGTGAGAGCAATTCGTTGAATGTTTTTTGATTTTTATTATACGATTCTATTCCTGGTGTGTCAATTACAACTAACTGTGTATTCGCAATTGTGGTAATTCCGAATTGAACTACATTCGTTGTGTTAATTTTATGAGTAACTCCCGCATACGGCTTTGCCGATACCATATTGAATAGAGATGATTTACCAACATTTGTTTTGCCGATTATAGCAACTGAGCCAAAATACTTTTTAGAAATCATGTGCGCAATCTAGCAATTTAATTGAGTGATCATTAAAGACGCAGCCATTTCTTCAGCTTGTCTGACCCTACTTCCCGTTCCAGTGGTTTCAATCTTTTTACTTTGAACATACGCAACGCAATTAATTGTAAACATTCCATCGGTCGATTTCCCAATTACACTATATATTGGTAGTTTTTCATGCTTAGCTTGAAGAATTTCCTGCAAAGTAGATTTATGAGACTTAATATGCAAAAGGTTGGCATCTTTCATGCATAATTTTAGAACGCAGTTTCTAGTAACATGATAACCGCCATCAATATAAATTGCGGCAAATAAAGCTTCCACTACATCCGCTAAAGATTTTTTCATATGATCTAATTGTTGCAAATTCACAGAGTTTCCACAAATTATAATTTTGTCTATCAGTAGATAATAGGCTATATTAGTTAAATTACTGTTGGAAATAATCGCGTCACGCTTGACAGACAATTCCCCAACTGTCAATTCTTGATAATTTGAGTATAAGTATTCGGTAACAATCTGGTACAGTAGAGAGTCACCTAAAAATTCAAGTTTCTCATTATGAACACTCTCTGAACTTGGATGGGTTATTGCAACAATTAATAATTCTTTATTAACAAAATAATATCCTAGTTTTTCAGAAAATTCTGATTCTAGCATTTTATTTAAGGAGCTGGTAAATAAGCTTCCTTTAAAAGTCTTACATAAAACCCATAACCAGAAACTATCTCTTCTTCAGCGAAGAATGTAACAATAATTGTTGCATCACGTGAACCTTCTTTTCTAATAATTTTTATTGTAGACTTGTCAACATTCTTAATATCATTTTCAGAAAGTTTCTTTTCTAGTTCAAATCTAATCGATTCAGAGGAAAGACCTCGTATTTCTGGTAAATTAACAAAATCGTTTACTACTTTTTCTACAGTTTTATACTCTATATAATAGGGAACTAATTTAATCCCCAATGTTAAAATAAAACCCAGGGCAGGTATTCCAAATAACCAAAGAAAAATTCCTTTTTGCCTGCTAACAATTGTGCTTAATGTCATTAGTTTATCACTCCTATTCTACTTAAAACTTCTTTACCAAAATGCATCCAAATCACAATAGCTTCACCAACCACATTTCTCTCTGGCACGAGACCCCAACAACGACTATCATAACTATTATCTCGATTATCACCCATCACAAAATATTTTCCATTCGGGACTATCCACTCACCTTCATCACAGCTATTTCTTGCATGTTCTATATTGTATATTTTATATTCTCTTGAGGGTAAACGCTCAATATATTCAATAGTATCAACACCACTGATTTGTTGCGCGGTTATTTTAACATACTCTTTGATATATTGAGTAGAATTAACAATAAGCTGCTTATCTACATACCGAACAGTATCACCTGGCAATCCCACAACTCTTTTAATATAGTGTTTAGTTGGATCAACTGGGAAATAAAAAACCACCACATCACCATGTTTAATCTTTGAATGTTTTATGAGTGGGTAATTAAAGATTGGTAACTGCACACTATAAGATAATTTATTCACCAAAATAAAATCATTTTTAATAAGAGTAGGCATCATTGACGCGGAAGGGATTTTAAATGGCTCAAACATCGAGCCACGTAAAAGCACTACTAAAAGTAAAATCCAAACGATGCTTTTATTAAATTCGTATATTTTTGAAATATACGAATTACTAATCGGCAACAATTTTCCTTTAATTAATAGTTGTATCATACCCACTATTAAAAAAGCAATAAAAAGCCAAAATGTAAAATCAATAAAATAAATCATTTTGAATATTTTAATATTGATAAAAACGCTTCTTGCGGTATATCAACTCTACCAAATGTTTTCATTCTTTTTTTTCCTTCCTTTTGTTTTTCTAGTAATTTTCTCTTTCGACTAACATCTCCACCATAACATTTTGCAATGACATTTTTTCTAAGTGCACTAATTGAACTTCTAGCTATTATTGATCCACCCACAGCTGATTGAATAGCAATTGGGATCATTTGCCTAGGGATTAGTTCTTTTAAGCGTTCAACTATAGTTCTTGAATATTTATCTAATCTATCTTTATGGATAATGGTAGAAAGGGCGTCAACTTTTTCTCCATTCAACAATATATCAAGTTTCATCACTGAACATACTCTGTACTCTAAGAAATCATAATCATATGACGCAAAACCCCTAGAAACTGATTTAAGTTCATTAAAAAAATGCATTATAACTTCTGATAACGGCATCTCAAACTCCAAAGAAACCTGACTACCAAAATGGTTTTGTTTAATTAATTTTGCTCTTCTATCCATACATAATTGCATTACTGGTCCAACATAAAGTTGCGGAACTATGATTTTTGCAAGAATAAAAGGTTCCCTGATTTCTTTAATTTCATTAGGCGAAGGAAGCTCGCTTGGATTATGGATACGAACTACTACCCCATCCTTTTTAAGAACCTCATACACAACGGTTGGGGCAGTTGTTATTAAATCATGATTGTACTCACGTTCGAGGCGTTCTTGTATTATTTCCATATGTAACAAACCTAAAAACCCACAACGAAATCCCAATCCTAATGCAGTGGAATTTTCTGGTTCAAAATATAACGAGGAGTCATTAAGGCCTAGCTTTAAAAGGGAATCTCTAAAACGATCATAATCATCTGTATCAATTGGATATAACCCTGCAAATACCCTAGGCTGAATTTTTCTAAACCCTTCAATAGGATTTGAAACTGAATCCTGTTCGTCTAAAATAGTATCTCCCACCGGAGCTGCGTGTATGTCTCTTATGCCAGCAATAATAATCCCCACCTCACCCTCAGTTAATTCTTCTAAATCAATTTTTTTAGGGGTAAAACAACCAATCTTTTCTACTACAAAAATATTTTTATTTGAATATATCTTAATTTTTTGTTTTTTCTTTATTGAGCCTGAAAATATCCTAACCAATGAGACGACGCCAACATAGTTATCAAACCAAGAGTCAATAATGAGCGCTTGTAGTTTTGTAGTTGCATGTTTTTTTGGATGTGGTACGGCAATAAGCACTCTTTCTAATAAATCTCTAACTCCTTGACCTGTTTTAGCACTCACTCTAATAGCATTTTTAGCTTCTATTCCAATTAAATTTTCAATTTGATTTATTGTCATTTCGCAGTCTGCAGAAGCTACATCAATTTTATTTATGACTGGAATAACTTCAATATGTTGAGCGAGAGCGGTGTAGCAATTAGCGATACTTTGTGCTTCAACGCCTTGTGTTGCGTCAACAACGAGCAACGCGCCCTCACAGGCTGAAAGTGACCTAGACACTTCGTATGAGAAATCAACATGACCAGGAGTGTCAATCAGATTAAATGTGAAAACTTGATTCGCAATAGATGTGTATGATAAACGAACACATTGAGACTTTATCGTAATCCCTCTTTCACGCTCAATTGAAAGAGTATCTAACATCTGATTTTGTGCAACGCCATGGTCTAAAGCACCACAAATCTCAATAAATCTATCAGCCAATGTTGATTTCCCATGATCGACATGGGCAATTATTGAGAAGTTTCTTATC
Protein-coding regions in this window:
- the clpP gene encoding ATP-dependent Clp endopeptidase proteolytic subunit ClpP, whose amino-acid sequence is MNKTFSQYVPIVVEQSSRGERAFDIYSRLLRERLIFLVGPIDDYVANVVVAQMLFLESENPKKDIYLYINSPGGSVSAGMCIYDTMKFISPDISTLCIGQAASMGALLLASGKKGKRFALPNSRIMIHQPLGGFQGQASDISIHAQEIIKIKAVLNTILAEHTEQPLQKIEQDTDRDYFLNSTEACAYGIVDKVLSTRVASGDAGSV
- a CDS encoding trigger factor family protein, whose product is MSYEVKEISQLEREVVFSVSWEEFDKSMQKQLVHLKQTVAIDGFRKGKVPDEILLKKYTETLQDQAIKDISLRCWSDYLASNKNIVLATQPMYNPKLDIKNKILSIDYFYELSPEINLLSLESLEITKFEYSINQSDFTSMKEKVIKEHGNDQSQIAFEKLGFIGDDAEQKFDLAIKQTLLQEVEFKLFQKNKESILEALLNEFQFSLPPSILAKAITTEERRLGHELHEKAGHTHKAEEPCDKHVELDSFTKTLIEKRLKSDWILKHIVNNFNIIPKQEVIKKLISQTAQSTQDPEKAIRQLVQNDYWRNYFFTIALEIEFVDHIFNRVKIVSKPVKLSDLIDTNNK
- a CDS encoding tetrahydrofolate dehydrogenase/cyclohydrolase catalytic domain-containing protein, giving the protein MPKNKSIDSIMLDGNFCSEQILKELRTWIKQLLLNGIRLPSLTVFLIGDNDASKIYVQKKIQACNSLGIQCNLKQFSNNIKIEEILSEIDYCNTDQNTDGILVQLPLPSHLSTLEICSRISPSKDIDGFNPQNVGRLALRSPQLRPCTPKGVMALLDFYKISPESKHAVVVGVSNLVGRPLALELLLKGATVTCCHRLTNKLEEHVKKADLLCVATGKRNIIDCEWIPRQCTVIDIGINRDSSGKIVGDLDQEKLVGNVYAYTPVPGGIGPMTVTMVLVNTLEAHSTHLNLQFISPTST
- the cysS gene encoding cysteine--tRNA ligase is translated as MVNKLLLYDSLRALKKPLIPLEDNVIKMYVCGVTVYDDCHIGHARVATIFDSLVRFLVTLNLSVVYVRNITDVDDKIINKAKERKCNPADIANQYIASMHSDYDSLGLLRPTQEPLATRYLINMFECIQILLDKKVAYATTKGDIYFSVSAFKDYGKLSKRSIEDMFSGVRVLNDENKKHPEDFALWKIVDTSDYGYQSPFGVGRPGWHIECSAMARTCLGEQIDIHGGGNDLIFPHHENEIAQTESITNKTFASHWLHVGFVNYDNKKMSKSLGNTLLIKQFRKLYSADTLRYFMLSTHYRSPINYHHKSLSQAVEKLTKIQTALHVDVEINSLDITDNEFYKEFINHLLNDFNTPEALQILHLLAHEIHTNKSKNRLKIANHLSIVLKILCSYLGLFSETTIKSNISKANIEELVAKRNIYRTNGDYKNSDIIRNDLLEQGVILEDGPLGTSWRYKL
- a CDS encoding UDP-2,3-diacylglucosamine diphosphatase, with amino-acid sequence MKYHYFISDIHLTTKDTNLLKSFHSFLDNILADSASLYILGDLFNYWISEEEIPAEFIDIFEHLKKCVDQNVPVYFIVGNRDFLISNTFLKRFGIILLADPSIITIQNNMTRTICLTHGDSLCTNDVSYQVFKSILRSRIVRKGIQALNHKQKLYLATFLRFLSTVSYKIKKGLTNYDVSESAILKLHRNYKFDLLIHGHIHKPGVHLLTIDDTSVTRIVLGDWGNCFNVVKMSVSFVDRLTW
- the recO gene encoding DNA repair protein RecO, with product MKRVEINQSSYVLSMQSFRETSILVDLFTLNHGRVTIVAKGARKKSKRPALQLFTNYELSWSGMSDIKNCFSWEEVGHSRRTYSLVTYKYFYQLFYINELLKKILKVFDAHRPLFELYKALINTCSSSQSDIKQYHILYFELQALKYTGYGIVDSIKQEEIDCSKRYMWKHGVGFTVLHNEKVDMGVSGHCILAISNNSLEILSDIDIRNLRILVNNIFKQQFNINYFKTFKTYVPHTILI
- the era gene encoding GTPase Era, giving the protein MISKKYFGSVAIIGKTNVGKSSLFNMVSAKPYAGVTHKINTTNVVQFGITTIANTQLVVIDTPGIESYNKNQKTFNELLSLSKNISVIWYMVDSKHYSQEDIQILLKINSKKIPSLIIMNKIDVLTKIDPLQYINDYCSNISFIKHIVPFSTKKISYKKKILSLTDQFTEEVYDHPYLYDSEISNKQSIIHSVLREQLLVHIHQEIPYTLNYRIIKLDQSDKSINISILLVTNKKSHLPILVGSNGATIKRLGISIRKRLILLFELKIHLSLKVIYEKS
- a CDS encoding ribonuclease III domain-containing protein, which produces MLESEFSEKLGYYFVNKELLIVAITHPSSESVHNEKLEFLGDSLLYQIVTEYLYSNYQELTVGELSVKRDAIISNSNLTNIAYYLLIDKIIICGNSVNLQQLDHMKKSLADVVEALFAAIYIDGGYHVTRNCVLKLCMKDANLLHIKSHKSTLQEILQAKHEKLPIYSVIGKSTDGMFTINCVAYVQSKKIETTGTGSRVRQAEEMAASLMITQLNC
- a CDS encoding DUF4845 domain-containing protein codes for the protein MTLSTIVSRQKGIFLWLFGIPALGFILTLGIKLVPYYIEYKTVEKVVNDFVNLPEIRGLSSESIRFELEKKLSENDIKNVDKSTIKIIRKEGSRDATIIVTFFAEEEIVSGYGFYVRLLKEAYLPAP
- the lepB gene encoding signal peptidase I — encoded protein: MIYFIDFTFWLFIAFLIVGMIQLLIKGKLLPISNSYISKIYEFNKSIVWILLLVVLLRGSMFEPFKIPSASMMPTLIKNDFILVNKLSYSVQLPIFNYPLIKHSKIKHGDVVVFYFPVDPTKHYIKRVVGLPGDTVRYVDKQLIVNSTQYIKEYVKITAQQISGVDTIEYIERLPSREYKIYNIEHARNSCDEGEWIVPNGKYFVMGDNRDNSYDSRCWGLVPERNVVGEAIVIWMHFGKEVLSRIGVIN
- the lepA gene encoding translation elongation factor 4; this encodes MPIETIRNFSIIAHVDHGKSTLADRFIEICGALDHGVAQNQMLDTLSIERERGITIKSQCVRLSYTSIANQVFTFNLIDTPGHVDFSYEVSRSLSACEGALLVVDATQGVEAQSIANCYTALAQHIEVIPVINKIDVASADCEMTINQIENLIGIEAKNAIRVSAKTGQGVRDLLERVLIAVPHPKKHATTKLQALIIDSWFDNYVGVVSLVRIFSGSIKKKQKIKIYSNKNIFVVEKIGCFTPKKIDLEELTEGEVGIIIAGIRDIHAAPVGDTILDEQDSVSNPIEGFRKIQPRVFAGLYPIDTDDYDRFRDSLLKLGLNDSSLYFEPENSTALGLGFRCGFLGLLHMEIIQERLEREYNHDLITTAPTVVYEVLKKDGVVVRIHNPSELPSPNEIKEIREPFILAKIIVPQLYVGPVMQLCMDRRAKLIKQNHFGSQVSLEFEMPLSEVIMHFFNELKSVSRGFASYDYDFLEYRVCSVMKLDILLNGEKVDALSTIIHKDRLDKYSRTIVERLKELIPRQMIPIAIQSAVGGSIIARSSISALRKNVIAKCYGGDVSRKRKLLEKQKEGKKRMKTFGRVDIPQEAFLSILKYSK